A genomic window from Plutella xylostella chromosome 23, ilPluXylo3.1, whole genome shotgun sequence includes:
- the LOC125490431 gene encoding uncharacterized protein LOC125490431: MDTSMSDSELLKNDTPPNFSSYRNKRKRHDEITTELEEFKEDMKKMLTRLFAEHKKDSEGIMPTLKEIKVVNTNIEASISFLTAQNEELKKKIELLESQSKEDKKQITSLEEKIEDLQRGQRKCNIEIKNVPIVGQETNVDLLKMAASLGKVLGSDLDTNHIRDIYRVRSRKPNAKNSSIIMEVNSTLKRNDIIRKCKEFNTKQPKLCARHLGLTANTETPIYLSEHMTPRGSRLHFLARDLSRSRSYKFCWTSFGKVYVRKDERSPVIWITSEGQIQQLVSEK, encoded by the coding sequence ATGGATACTTCTATGTCAGATTCCGAACTACTTAAAAACGACACCCCACCAAACTTTTCTTCCTACCGTAACAAAAGAAAACGTCACGATGAAATAACCACAGAACTAGAAGAATTTAAAGAAGACATGAAAAAAATGCTTACCAGGCTCTTTGCTGAGCATAAGAAGGATTCGGAAGGAATTATGCCTACTTTAAAGGAAATAAAAGTCGTGAATACTAATATTGAAGCCTCAATATCTTTTCTTACGGCCCAGAACGAAGAGCTTAAGAAGAAAATAGAATTGTTAGAGAGTCAATCTAAGGAAGACAAGAAACAGATTACGTCATTAGAAGAGAAGATTGAAGACCTACAGAGAGGGCAAAGAAAGTGTAATATAGAAATAAAGAATGTGCCCATAGTGGGCCAAGAAACGAATGTCGATCTCCTGAAAATGGCCGCTAGTCTTGGAAAGGTCTTAGGTAGTGACCTAGACACCAACCACATAAGAGACATCTACCGAGTCCGAAGCAGAAAGCCCAATGCCAAAAACAGCTCTATCATAATGGAGGTAAACTCTACGTTAAAAAGAAATGATATCATTAGGAAATGTAAAGAATTTAACACCAAACAACCGAAACTCTGCGCAAGGCACCTAGGCCTCACTGCAAATACAGAAACCCCTATTTACCTATCGGAACACATGACACCTCGTGGCTCTAGACTACACTTCCTAGCTAGAGACCTAAGCCGATCTAGGTCCTATAAGTTCTGCTGGACTTCCTTTGGTAAGGTCTATGTAAGGAAGGATGAGAGATCGCCGGTTATATGGATTACGTCCGAGGGGCAGATTCAGCAACTTGTTTCCGAAAAGTGA